From Oryza sativa Japonica Group chromosome 4, ASM3414082v1, one genomic window encodes:
- the LOC4336122 gene encoding probable amino acid permease 7 isoform X1, whose amino-acid sequence MAVHHSLEVAAAGGDGGGGRCYDDDGHPARTGTVWTCVAHIITAVIGSGVLSLAWSVAKLGWVGGPACMACFALVTYVSAALLSDCYRRGDDDKGPRSRSYMDAVRAFLGKKHTWACGLLQYASLYGCGVAYTITTATSMRAILRSNCYHTHGHDAPCKYGGSYYMLMFGAAQLFLSFIPDFHDMAWLSVLAAVMSFSYSFIGLGLGLANTIANGTIKGSITGAPTRTPVQKVWHVSQAIGDIAFAYPYSLILLEIQDTLKAPPAENKTMKKASIISIVVTTFFYLCCGCFGYAAFGSDAPGNLLTGFGFYEPYWLIDFANACIILHLLGGYQVYSQPIYQFADRFFAERYPASRFVNDFHTVKLPLLPPCRVNLLRVCFRTVYVASTTAVALAFPYFNEVLALLGALNFWPLAIYFPVEMYFIQRHVPRWSPRWVVLQSFSVLCLLVSAFALVGSIQGLISQKLG is encoded by the exons ATGGCGGTGCACCACTCCCTCGAGGTGGCCGCCgcaggaggcgacggcggcggcggccgatgctacgacgacgacggccaccCGGCACGCACCG GGACGGTGTGGACGTGCGTGGCGCACATCATCACGGCGGTGATCGGGTCCGGGGTGCTGTCGCTGGCGTGGAGCGTGGCGAAGCTGGGGTGGGTGGGGGGACCGGCCTGCATGGCCTGCTTCGCGCTCGTCACCTACGTCTCCGCCGCGCTGCTCTCCGACTGCTaccgccgcggcgacgacgacaaggGCCCCCGGAGCCGATCCTACATGGACGCCGTCCGCGCCTTCCTCG GCAAGAAGCACACCTGGGCCTGCGGCTTGCTCCAGTACGCGAGCCTGTACGGCTGCGGCGTCGCGTATACCATCACCACCGCCACTAGCATGAG gGCGATCCTGAGGTCCAACTGCTACCACACGCACGGCCACGACGCGCCCTGCAAATACGGGGGTAGCTACTACATGCTCATGTTCGGCGCGGCGCAGCTGTTCCTCTCCTTCATACCGGACTTCCACGACATGGCGTGGCTGTCGGTCCTCGCCGCGGTCATGTCGTTCTCCTACTCGTTcatcggcctcggcctcggcctcgccaACACAATTG CTAATGGAACGATCAAAGGAAGCATAACAGGTGCTCCAACGAGAACCCCTGTGCAGAAGGTCTGGCACGTCTCGCAGGCCATCGGCGACATCGCATTCGCGTACCCGTACTCATTAATCCTCTTGGAAATTCAG GACACACTGAAGGCTCCACCGGCCGAGAACAAGACGATGAAGAAGGCGTCCATCATCTCGATCGTCGTCACCACCTTCTTCTACCTCTGCTGCGGCTGCTTCGGCTACGCCGCCTTCGGGAGCGACGCCCCTGGCAACCTCCTCACCGGCTTCGGCTTCTACGAGCCCTACTGGCTCATCGACTTCGCCAACGCCTGCATCATCCTCCACCTGCTCGGCGGCTACCAG GTGTACAGCCAGCCGATATACCAGTTCGCGGACAGGTTCTTCGCGGAGAGGTACCCGGCGAGCCGGTTCGTGAACGACTTCCACACGGTGaagctgccgctgctgccgccgtgtCGGGTGAACCTCCTGCGGGTGTGCTTCCGGACGGTGTACGTGGCGAGCACCACGGCGGTGGCGCTCGCCTTCCCCTACTTCAACGAGGTGCTCGCGCTGCTCGGCGCCCTCAACTTCTGGCCGCTCGCCATCTACTTCCCCGTGGAGATGTACTTCATCCAGCGCCATGTCCCGCGGTGGTCGCCCCGGTGGGTCGTGCTGCAGTCGTTCAGCGTCCTCTGCCTCCTCGTCAGCGCCTTCGCGCTCGTCGGCTCCATCCAGGGCCTCATCAGCCAGAAGCTAGGCTAA
- the LOC9272494 gene encoding transcription factor MYB80 — translation MPPMPPSPPVRARARPLAGAAARARARGRSRGREPIYNTRRGRVSAARTQQQRNLDGGDIMGRVPCCEKDNVKRGQWTPEEDNKLLSYITQYGTRNWRLIPKNAGLQRCGKSCRLRWTNYLRPDLKHGEFTDAEEQTIIKLHSVVGNRWSVIAAQLPGRTDNDVKNHWNTKLKKKLSGMGIDPVTHKSFSHLMAEIATTLAPPQVAHLAEAALGCFKDEMLHLLTKKRPSDFPSPAVHDGAGAGASASALAAPCFPAAPPHHPQADDTIERIKLGLSRAIMSDPSTASAAAAAAAPSAPAEDKPWPPGDMSEGLAGMYATYNPAAHAHAQAQAEFRYDGASAAQGYVLGGDGDQGTSMWSHQSLYSGSSGTEEARRELPEKGNDSVGSSGGDDDAADDGKDSGKGAASDMSGLFASDCVLWDLPDELTNHMV, via the exons ATGCCGCCCATGCCGCCTTCGCcccccgtgcgcgcgcgcgcgcgcccactcgccggcgcggcagcgcgcgcgcgcgcgcgcgggcggtcGCGAGGCCGCGAGCCTATTTATAACACGCGGCGCGGCCGTGTGAGCGCCGCACgcacgcagcagcagcggaatctcgacggcggcgacatcaTGGGGCGGGTGCCGTGCTGCGAGAAGGACAACGTGAAGCGCGGGCAGTGGACGCCCGAGGAGGACAACAAGCTGCTCTCCTACATCACCCAGTACGGCACCCGCAACTGGCGCCTCATCCCCAAGAACGCCG GGTTGCAGCGGTGCGGGAAGAGCTGCCGGCTGCGGTGGACCAACTACCTCCGGCCCGACCTCAAGCACGGCGAGTTCACCGACGCCGAGGAGCAGACCATCATCAAGCTCCACTCCGTCGTCGGCAACAG GTGGTCGGTGATCGCGGCGCAGCTTCCGGGGCGGACGGACAACGACGTGAAGAACCACTGGAACACGAAGCTGAAGAAGAAGCTGTCCGGGATGGGCATCGACCCCGTCACGCACAAGTCCTTCTCGCACCTCATGGCCGAGATCGCCACCAcgctggcgccgccgcaggTGGCGCACCTCGCCGAGGCCGCGCTGGGGTGCTTCAAGGACGAGATGCTCCACCTCCTCACCAAGAAGCGCCCCTCCGACTTCCCCTCGCCCGCCGtgcacgacggcgccggcgccggcgccagcgcgtccgcgctcgccgcgccctgtttccccgccgcgccgccgcaccacccGCAGGCCGACGACACCATCGAGCGCATCAAGCTCGGCCTGTCCCGCGCCATCATGAGCGatccctccaccgcctccgccgccgccgccgccgccgcgccctccgccccCGCGGAGGACAAGCCGTGGCCGCCCGGCGACATGTCCGAGGGGCTCGCCGGGATGTACGCCACGTACAACCCGGCGGCGCACGCGCACGCGCAGGCCCAGGCCGAGTTCCGGTACGACGGGGCCTCCGCGGCGCAGGGCTAcgtcctcggcggcgacggcgaccaggGCACGTCGATGTGGAGCCACCAGAGCCTGTACAGCGGGAGCTCCGGCACCGAGGAGGCCAGGCGGGAGTTGCCGGAGAAGGGCAACGACAGcgtcggcagcagcggcggcgacgacgacgccgcggacGACGGCAAGGACAGCGGGAAGGGGGCAGCCTCCGACATGTCGGGCCTGTTCGCCTCCGACTGCGTGCTCTGGGACTTGCCCGACGAGCTCACGAATCACATGGTGTAG
- the LOC4336122 gene encoding probable amino acid permease 7 isoform X2, translating to MLRRRRPPGTHRDGVDVRGAHHHGGDRVRGAVAGVERGEAGVGGGTGLHGLLRARHLRLRRAALRLLPPRRRRQGPPEPILHGRRPRLPRAILRSNCYHTHGHDAPCKYGGSYYMLMFGAAQLFLSFIPDFHDMAWLSVLAAVMSFSYSFIGLGLGLANTIANGTIKGSITGAPTRTPVQKVWHVSQAIGDIAFAYPYSLILLEIQDTLKAPPAENKTMKKASIISIVVTTFFYLCCGCFGYAAFGSDAPGNLLTGFGFYEPYWLIDFANACIILHLLGGYQVYSQPIYQFADRFFAERYPASRFVNDFHTVKLPLLPPCRVNLLRVCFRTVYVASTTAVALAFPYFNEVLALLGALNFWPLAIYFPVEMYFIQRHVPRWSPRWVVLQSFSVLCLLVSAFALVGSIQGLISQKLG from the exons atgctacgacgacgacggccaccCGGCACGCACCG GGACGGTGTGGACGTGCGTGGCGCACATCATCACGGCGGTGATCGGGTCCGGGGTGCTGTCGCTGGCGTGGAGCGTGGCGAAGCTGGGGTGGGTGGGGGGACCGGCCTGCATGGCCTGCTTCGCGCTCGTCACCTACGTCTCCGCCGCGCTGCTCTCCGACTGCTaccgccgcggcgacgacgacaaggGCCCCCGGAGCCGATCCTACATGGACGCCGTCCGCGCCTTCCTCG gGCGATCCTGAGGTCCAACTGCTACCACACGCACGGCCACGACGCGCCCTGCAAATACGGGGGTAGCTACTACATGCTCATGTTCGGCGCGGCGCAGCTGTTCCTCTCCTTCATACCGGACTTCCACGACATGGCGTGGCTGTCGGTCCTCGCCGCGGTCATGTCGTTCTCCTACTCGTTcatcggcctcggcctcggcctcgccaACACAATTG CTAATGGAACGATCAAAGGAAGCATAACAGGTGCTCCAACGAGAACCCCTGTGCAGAAGGTCTGGCACGTCTCGCAGGCCATCGGCGACATCGCATTCGCGTACCCGTACTCATTAATCCTCTTGGAAATTCAG GACACACTGAAGGCTCCACCGGCCGAGAACAAGACGATGAAGAAGGCGTCCATCATCTCGATCGTCGTCACCACCTTCTTCTACCTCTGCTGCGGCTGCTTCGGCTACGCCGCCTTCGGGAGCGACGCCCCTGGCAACCTCCTCACCGGCTTCGGCTTCTACGAGCCCTACTGGCTCATCGACTTCGCCAACGCCTGCATCATCCTCCACCTGCTCGGCGGCTACCAG GTGTACAGCCAGCCGATATACCAGTTCGCGGACAGGTTCTTCGCGGAGAGGTACCCGGCGAGCCGGTTCGTGAACGACTTCCACACGGTGaagctgccgctgctgccgccgtgtCGGGTGAACCTCCTGCGGGTGTGCTTCCGGACGGTGTACGTGGCGAGCACCACGGCGGTGGCGCTCGCCTTCCCCTACTTCAACGAGGTGCTCGCGCTGCTCGGCGCCCTCAACTTCTGGCCGCTCGCCATCTACTTCCCCGTGGAGATGTACTTCATCCAGCGCCATGTCCCGCGGTGGTCGCCCCGGTGGGTCGTGCTGCAGTCGTTCAGCGTCCTCTGCCTCCTCGTCAGCGCCTTCGCGCTCGTCGGCTCCATCCAGGGCCTCATCAGCCAGAAGCTAGGCTAA